The following nucleotide sequence is from Halomonas chromatireducens.
AGCAGGTGCTGCATGGCGACCGCGTCCAGGCCACCATCCACGAAAATGGCGACAAGACCTCGGTCGAGCCCGACGCTCTGCTGGAACCCGGGCTGACACGTTTCATTGCCCGGGTGCAGAAGCGCGAAGGTCGCCTTGCGGTGGTCCCCGACCACCCCTCGATCAAGAACGTGCTCAAGTCGCGGATCAAGAACAGCCTCGACGAAGAGAGCATCGGCGACGGCGACTGGGTCGTGTCGCGGCTGGTGCGGCACCCGCTCAAGGAGAACGATCGCGGCTTCTTCGCCCAGATCGACGAGCTGGGGGCCAAGACCGACGACCCGGCCGTGCCGTGGCGCGTCACCCTGGCCAGACACGCTCTGGAGCAGGAGTGCCCCGACGCCGGCACCGAATGGCCGCTACTGGACGAGGGCCTGGATCGCCAGGACCTCACCGCCGAGCCGTTCTTCACCATCGATGGCGAGAAGACCCGCGACATGGACGATGCCCTGCGCATCGAGTCCCGCGAGGATGGCGGCTGGCGACTGACGGTGGCCATCGCCGACCCCACCGCCTACGTTCAGGAGGGGCATGCCGCCGACCTGGAGGCTCGCACGCGCGCCTTCACCGTCTACCTGCCGGGCCAGAACGTCACCATGCTGCCCGAGCAGCTGGCCGATGACCTCTGCTCGCTGTGGGAAGGCCAGGATCGTCCGGTGCTGGCCTGCTCCCTGGAAGTGGAAGCCGACGGCAGCCTCGGCGACTACCGCTTCTTTGCCGCCACCGCGCGCTCCCACGCCAAGCTGGCCTATGACCGAGTCTCCGACTGGATCGAGGGCCAGGGCGACTGGGCACCGGCGGATGAGATCGCCCCTCAGCTCAAGGCGCTGCGTGACATGACCGAGGCGCGCAGCGCCTGGCGCGCCGAGCACGCCCTGGTATTCAAGGATCGTCCGGACTATGTCTTCGAACTGGATCGGGCCGGCAACGTGCTCAACGTCCGCACCGAGCAGCGACGCATCGCCAACCGCATGATCGAGGAGTCGATGATCGCGGCGAACGCCTGCTGTGCCGACCTGCTCGCGGAGAAGGTGGGCCACGGCATCTTCAATGTCCACCGTGCCTTCGAGCCGGAGAAGGCCGAAGCCGCCCACGAGTTCCTCACCGCCCAGGAGATCGAGGTCGAACTCGAGGCCCTCTCCGAGCTACCCCGCTACAAGGAGCTCAAGCGTGCCTTGGAGAGCCGCGACGACGCCTGGCTGGATGCCCGCCTGCGCCGTTTTCAGGGCTTCACCAGCATGTCAGCTCGCCCAGGGCCGCATTTCGGGCTGGGCCTGGCCGCCTACGCCACCTGGACCTCGCCGATTCGCAAGTATGGCGACATGGTCAACCACCGCCTGATCAAGCGAGTGCTCAAGGGTGAGCAGGCGCCGGCGGAAGCCACCCTGGCACTGACAGAACAGCTGACCGAGCGTCGCCGCCTGAATCGCATGGCCGAGCGCGACGTCAAGGACTGGCTCTATGTGCGCTACCTGACATCGGCTGCCAAGGCCCAGGAAGCCTTCGAGGCGGAGATCATCGCGATCAACCGCGGCGGCATGCGCGTCCGGCTGACCGCCAACGGTGCGACCGCGTTCGTTCCTGCGCCGATGATCCACAGCGACCGCGACAAGGTGGTCATCGACGACAAGGAAGGCCGTATCCAGGTGGAAGGCGAAGAGCGCTACAAGCTCGGTGACGTCACCCGCGTGGAACTGGTCGAGGCCCGCGAGGAGACCCGCTCGCTGGTGGCACGACCTGCTACCTAGGAACAGTTCCTGCTGCAACACCCAAACGCCTCGACCAGTGTCGAGGCGTTTTCCTTGGTGACGATGTCACACGAGGCTGCCCTTCAGGGCGTGCTGCGACCTGACCGATCCGCGGACTTGGCATGGGAAAGAAAGAAACGCAGCATCTCCTTGGCCGCATCGGGCCCCTTGGAGTCCGTGTAGGAACCGCGAGCATCGCCACCCGACCAGGCATGGCCGGCACCGTGAATCACCCATTGCTCCAGGCACGACCGCCCATCCGCATCCTGGTGGCTGGTCTTCGTATAAGCGTAGCCATTGGGGACCTGTCCCTGCT
It contains:
- a CDS encoding exoribonuclease II, producing the protein MLQNNPLLAQLKQQIRKTTPRAEGVIKATDKGFGFLETDDGQSYFVPPPAMKQVLHGDRVQATIHENGDKTSVEPDALLEPGLTRFIARVQKREGRLAVVPDHPSIKNVLKSRIKNSLDEESIGDGDWVVSRLVRHPLKENDRGFFAQIDELGAKTDDPAVPWRVTLARHALEQECPDAGTEWPLLDEGLDRQDLTAEPFFTIDGEKTRDMDDALRIESREDGGWRLTVAIADPTAYVQEGHAADLEARTRAFTVYLPGQNVTMLPEQLADDLCSLWEGQDRPVLACSLEVEADGSLGDYRFFAATARSHAKLAYDRVSDWIEGQGDWAPADEIAPQLKALRDMTEARSAWRAEHALVFKDRPDYVFELDRAGNVLNVRTEQRRIANRMIEESMIAANACCADLLAEKVGHGIFNVHRAFEPEKAEAAHEFLTAQEIEVELEALSELPRYKELKRALESRDDAWLDARLRRFQGFTSMSARPGPHFGLGLAAYATWTSPIRKYGDMVNHRLIKRVLKGEQAPAEATLALTEQLTERRRLNRMAERDVKDWLYVRYLTSAAKAQEAFEAEIIAINRGGMRVRLTANGATAFVPAPMIHSDRDKVVIDDKEGRIQVEGEERYKLGDVTRVELVEAREETRSLVARPAT